The Streptomyces sp. Je 1-332 genome has a window encoding:
- the cseC gene encoding two-component system sensor histidine kinase CseC: protein MSRGTMASLRAKLASGLRTGVRWKISAAIALVGALVAVALSLVVHNAARVSMLDNARDVQDERILYAQRIYETSGRTGQFGMKIDDPEMPKDLLAKVLTGRRATYVEDHEGGVPDIWAAVPLSDGHILSLHTRFTDRSATVMKDLDQALVIGSISVVFGGCALGVLIGGQLSRRLRKAATAAQEVAQGQTDVSVRDAIGGVVRDETDDLARSVDAMADALKQRLEAERRVTADIAHELRTPVTGLLTAAELLPPGRPTELVRDRAQAMRTLVEDVLEVARLDSAAERAELQDLMLGEFVTRRIAVLDSDVRVTVVHESEVTTDPRRLERILGNLLANAAKHGKPPVEVSVEGRVVRVRDHGPGFPAGLLDEGPSRFRTGSTDRAGVGHGLGLTIAAGQARVLGARLTFRNVTPAGAGPEDPAEGAVAVLWLPEHAPTNTGSFPILQLPDKYK from the coding sequence ATGAGCAGGGGGACCATGGCCTCGCTGCGCGCGAAGCTGGCCTCCGGCCTGCGCACCGGCGTGCGCTGGAAGATCAGCGCGGCGATCGCGCTGGTCGGCGCGCTCGTCGCGGTGGCGCTGAGTCTGGTCGTGCACAACGCGGCGCGCGTCTCGATGCTCGACAACGCGCGCGACGTGCAGGACGAGCGGATCCTGTACGCCCAGCGGATCTACGAGACGTCCGGGCGCACGGGCCAGTTCGGCATGAAGATCGACGACCCGGAGATGCCCAAGGACCTCCTGGCGAAGGTGCTCACCGGGCGCCGCGCGACCTACGTGGAGGACCACGAGGGCGGTGTGCCGGACATCTGGGCGGCGGTCCCGCTGAGCGACGGCCACATCCTGTCGCTGCACACCCGGTTCACCGACCGCAGCGCCACCGTCATGAAGGACCTCGACCAGGCCCTGGTCATCGGCTCCATCTCCGTGGTCTTCGGCGGCTGCGCGCTCGGCGTACTCATCGGCGGCCAGCTCTCGCGGCGCCTGCGCAAGGCGGCGACGGCGGCGCAGGAGGTGGCACAGGGGCAGACGGACGTGAGCGTACGGGATGCCATCGGCGGCGTCGTACGCGATGAGACCGATGACCTCGCGCGGTCGGTGGACGCGATGGCTGACGCGCTCAAGCAGCGCCTCGAGGCCGAGCGGCGGGTGACGGCGGACATCGCGCACGAGCTGCGTACGCCGGTGACCGGCCTGCTCACGGCCGCCGAACTGCTTCCCCCCGGCCGGCCGACCGAGCTGGTCAGGGACCGGGCGCAGGCGATGCGCACGCTCGTCGAGGACGTACTGGAAGTGGCCCGTCTGGACAGCGCGGCCGAGCGGGCCGAGTTGCAGGACCTGATGCTCGGCGAGTTCGTGACGCGGCGGATCGCGGTGCTCGACTCGGACGTGCGCGTGACGGTGGTGCACGAGTCGGAGGTGACCACCGATCCGCGCCGCCTCGAGCGCATCCTGGGCAACCTCCTCGCCAACGCGGCCAAGCACGGGAAGCCGCCGGTCGAGGTCAGCGTCGAGGGCCGCGTGGTGCGGGTCCGCGACCACGGCCCCGGGTTCCCCGCGGGGCTCCTTGACGAGGGGCCGAGCCGCTTCCGCACCGGCAGCACGGACCGCGCGGGCGTCGGCCACGGCCTGGGCCTGACGATCGCCGCGGGGCAGGCGCGGGTGCTCGGCGCGAGGCTCACCTTCCGCAACGTGACTCCCGCGGGGGCGGGCCCGGAGGACCCGGCGGAGGGCGCGGTGGCAGTCCTCTGGCTCCCGGAACACGCCCCGACGAACACGGGCAGCTTCCCGATCTTGCAGCTGCCGGACAAGTACAAGTAA
- the cseB gene encoding two-component system response regulator CseB: MAEHTHVLFVEDDDVIREATQLALERDGFVVTAMPDGLQGLEAFRADRPDIALLDVMVPGLDGVSLCRRIRDESTVPVIMLSARADSIDVVLGLEAGADDYVTKPFDGAVLVARIRAVLRRFGHASGPESGAPASADGGSPDGGVLHFGDLEIDTEGMEVRKDGAPVALTPTEMRLLLEFSSAPGTVLSRDKLLERVWDYGWGGDTRVVDVHVQRLRTKVGQDRIETVRGFGYKLKA; encoded by the coding sequence ATGGCAGAGCACACCCATGTCCTGTTCGTCGAGGACGACGACGTCATCCGCGAGGCGACACAGCTCGCGCTCGAACGGGACGGCTTCGTCGTCACCGCGATGCCCGACGGTCTGCAGGGCCTTGAGGCCTTCCGCGCCGACCGCCCCGACATCGCGCTGCTCGACGTGATGGTGCCGGGCCTGGACGGCGTCTCGCTGTGCCGCCGCATCCGCGACGAGTCGACGGTACCGGTGATCATGCTCTCGGCGCGTGCCGACTCCATCGACGTCGTGCTCGGCCTGGAGGCCGGGGCCGACGACTACGTGACCAAGCCCTTCGACGGCGCCGTCCTGGTGGCCAGGATCCGCGCCGTCCTTCGCCGCTTCGGGCACGCGAGCGGCCCCGAGTCGGGGGCGCCCGCCTCCGCCGACGGCGGTTCGCCGGACGGCGGTGTGCTGCACTTCGGCGACCTGGAGATCGACACGGAGGGCATGGAGGTCCGCAAGGACGGCGCCCCGGTGGCCCTGACCCCGACCGAGATGCGCCTGCTCCTCGAGTTCTCCTCCGCGCCCGGCACGGTCCTCTCCCGCGACAAGCTCCTGGAGCGCGTGTGGGACTACGGCTGGGGCGGTGACACCCGCGTCGTCGACGTCCACGTGCAGCGGCTGCGCACGAAGGTCGGCCAGGACCGGATCGAGACGGTCCGCGGCTTCGGCTACAAGCTCAAGGCGTGA
- a CDS encoding SigE family RNA polymerase sigma factor gives MAHGEVLEFEEYVRTRQDALLRSARRLVPDPVDAQDLLQTALVRTYGRWDGIADKRLADAYLRRVMINTRTEWWRARKLEEVPTEQMPDARVEDSTEQHADRALLMDIMKVLAPKQRSVVVLRHWEQMSTEETAAALGMSAGTVKSTLHRALARLRQELESRDREGQGRESRDREEPAIGALEREERERCAA, from the coding sequence ATGGCGCACGGCGAGGTGCTCGAGTTCGAAGAGTACGTCCGCACTCGGCAGGACGCCCTGCTGCGCAGTGCCCGGCGCCTGGTCCCCGACCCCGTCGACGCCCAGGACCTGCTGCAGACCGCGCTCGTGCGGACGTACGGCCGCTGGGACGGCATAGCCGACAAGCGGCTCGCGGACGCCTATCTGCGCCGCGTCATGATCAACACGCGTACGGAGTGGTGGCGGGCCCGCAAGCTCGAAGAGGTCCCCACCGAGCAGATGCCCGACGCCCGCGTGGAGGACTCCACGGAACAGCACGCGGACCGCGCCCTCCTGATGGACATCATGAAGGTGCTCGCCCCCAAGCAGCGCAGCGTCGTCGTGCTGCGACACTGGGAGCAGATGTCCACAGAGGAGACGGCCGCGGCACTCGGCATGTCCGCGGGAACGGTCAAGAGCACCCTGCACCGCGCGCTCGCGCGGCTCCGCCAGGAGCTGGAGAGCCGGGACCGCGAGGGCCAGGGCCGTGAGAGCCGGGACCGCGAGGAGCCCGCCATCGGCGCGCTCGAACGTGAGGAGCGGGAGCGTTGCGCGGCCTAA
- a CDS encoding A/G-specific adenine glycosylase, giving the protein MTAPTKPMPMSDSPEPAGEALHSPVIAWFDANARDLPWRRPDAGPWGVMVSEFMLQQTPVSRVLPVYEQWIARWPRPADLAKEAPGEAVRAWGRLGYPRRALRLHGAAVAITERHGGDVPTKHAQLLALPGIGEYTAAAVASFAYGQRHAVLDTNVRRVFARAVTGVQYPPNATTAAERKLARALLPEDERTASRWAAASMELGALVCTAKNENCGRCPIAQQCAWQTAGKPAHVGPARRGQTYAGTDRQVRGKLLAVLREAVAPVPQSALDRVWDEPVQRARALDGLVADGLVEPLPDGLYRLPLT; this is encoded by the coding sequence ATGACTGCGCCCACGAAGCCCATGCCAATGTCAGACAGCCCCGAGCCCGCCGGCGAGGCCCTGCACAGCCCCGTCATCGCCTGGTTCGACGCGAACGCGCGCGACCTGCCGTGGCGGCGGCCCGACGCCGGACCCTGGGGCGTGATGGTCAGTGAGTTCATGCTGCAGCAGACGCCGGTCAGCCGCGTCCTGCCCGTGTACGAGCAGTGGATCGCCCGCTGGCCCCGCCCCGCCGACCTCGCCAAGGAAGCCCCGGGTGAAGCCGTCCGCGCCTGGGGACGCCTCGGCTACCCCCGCCGCGCCCTGCGGCTGCACGGCGCGGCCGTCGCCATAACGGAACGGCACGGTGGCGACGTACCGACCAAGCACGCGCAGCTGCTCGCGCTGCCCGGCATCGGTGAGTACACCGCGGCGGCCGTGGCGTCGTTCGCGTACGGGCAGCGGCACGCCGTGCTCGACACGAACGTCCGGCGGGTTTTCGCGCGGGCCGTGACCGGCGTCCAGTACCCCCCGAACGCCACCACCGCCGCCGAGCGCAAGCTCGCCCGCGCCCTCCTCCCCGAGGACGAGCGCACGGCGTCCCGCTGGGCCGCCGCCTCCATGGAGCTCGGCGCCCTCGTCTGCACCGCCAAGAACGAGAACTGTGGGCGATGCCCCATCGCGCAGCAGTGCGCGTGGCAGACGGCCGGCAAACCCGCGCACGTAGGTCCGGCCCGCCGGGGCCAGACCTACGCGGGAACGGACCGCCAGGTCCGCGGCAAGCTGCTCGCGGTGCTCCGCGAGGCCGTCGCTCCCGTGCCCCAGTCCGCTCTCGACCGCGTGTGGGACGAACCCGTGCAGCGGGCCCGCGCGCTGGACGGGCTCGTCGCCGACGGGCTCGTCGAGCCGCTTCCCGACGGGCTCTACCGCCTGCCTCTCACCTGA